One genomic region from Phycodurus eques isolate BA_2022a chromosome 16, UOR_Pequ_1.1, whole genome shotgun sequence encodes:
- the elfn1a gene encoding protein ELFN1 codes for MIRREAPMASRWGMVSSALLWSAAIVYLTHVGQVGGDCWLIEGEKGFVWLAICSQNQPPYEAIPQHINSTIVDLRMNENKLKSIQYSALSRFANLTYLNLTKNEISYIEDGAFSAQFNLQVLQMGFNKLRNLTEGILRGLGKLQYLYLQANLIETVTPNAFWECPNIENIDLSMNRIQQLDGSTFTSLTKLTTCELYTNPFNCSCELLGFVKWLSIFPNRTNERMVCDSPSGVSGYSLLSQNPNNPTYRNALHMLTTVCTDDYVTPFFPLPLEPTTPPPDFTLCGLEDCPSGTEPEDVITHNISTTINEVEANPLMKLKQVSNTGASITVQIPHPYKKMYILVLYNNSFFTLIQTLKEIKEDIELKNLKPHTNYTYCVASLRNSLKRNHTCLTITTGPWKGKSKDTNNATATHYIMTILGCLFSMVIFLGVVYYCLRRKRQQDEKHKKAGSLKKNIMELKYGQELEGGTISRMSQKQLLTGESMARMPYLPPASEMDQYKFKEISDTPKMMKGSYMEVRSLDHHERRECDMGIAGNSQGSVAEISTIAKEVDKVNQIINNCIDALKTDSTSYQGVRSGAVSNAEPQLVLISEQPQNKSGLLSPPYKDSYHHSLQRHRSSDVSPKRPSTASGMRSPRPYRTESRYIEKTSPTGDSILTVTPAAAILRAEAEKIRQYGDHRHSYPDTQIEELEGPDGIRSPMLEPLSHSRSRDLAYSQLPAQYHNLSYSSSPEYYCKPSHNIWERFKLHRKRHKDDEYMAAGHALRKKVQFAKDEDLHDILDYWKGVSAQHKS; via the coding sequence ATGATTCGCAGGGAGGCACCAATGGCCAGCAGGTGGGGTATGGTTAGCAGTGCCCTGCTTTGGTCTGCAGCCATTGTTTATTTGACCCATGTGGGTCAAGTCGGCGGAGACTGCTGGTTAATTGAGGGCGAAAAGGGCTTTGTGTGGCTGGCGATCTGTAGCCAAAATCAACCACCTTACGAGGCCATCCCGCAGCACATCAACAGCACCATTGTGGACCTTCGTATGAATGAAAACAAGCTTAAAAGTATTCAGTACTCTGCCCTCAGTCGCTTTGCCAACCTGACATACCTGAACCTGACCAAGAATGAAATATCCTACATAGAGGACGGGGCCTTTTCCGCTCAATTTAACTTACAAGTTCTTCAAATGGGCTTCAACAAGTTACGCAACCTAACAGAGGGGATCCTCAGGGGTCTTGGAAAGCTGCAGTACCTCTACCTCCAGGCAAACCTGATTGAGACTGTGACACCCAATGCCTTTTGGGAATGCCCCAACATCGAGAACATTGACTTGTCCATGAACCGAATCCAGCAGTTGGACGGCTCCACGTTCACTAGTCTGACTAAGCTAACCACCTGCGAGCTGTACACAAATCCTTTCAACTGCTCCTGTGAACTGCTTGGTTTTGTCAAGTGGCTCTCGATTTTCCCCAACAGGACAAACGAGCGGATGGTCTGCGACTCCCCGAGTGGCGTGTCTGGTTACAGTCTTCTGAGTCAGAACCCAAACAACCCCACGTATCGAAATGCTCTTCACATGCTCACTACTGTGTGCACCGATGACTACGTCACACCATTTTTTCCATTGCCATTGGAGCCCACAACACCCCCACCAGACTTCACCCTTTGTGGCCTAGAGGATTGTCCATCAGGGACAGAGCCAGAGGACGTCATTACCCACAACATCAGTACAACCATCAATGAAGTGGAAGCAAACCCACTAATGAAACTGAAGCAAGTGTCCAATACAGGCGCCAGCATCACGGTTCAGATTCCTCATCCTTACAAAAAGATGTACATCCTAGTTCTGTACAACAACAGCTTTTTTACACTTATCCAAACCCTTAAAGAAATCAAGGAGGACATTGAGCTTAAGAACCTCAAACCTCACACAAACTACACATATTGCGTTGCTTCCCTTCGCAACTCCCTGAAGCGCAACCACACTTGTCTGACCATCACCACCGGACCCTGGAAGGGGAAATCGAAGGACACAAACAACGCAACTGCCACTCATTACATCATGACCATCTTGGGCTGCCTTTTCAGCATGGTCATCTTTCTTGGGGTGGTTTATTACTGCTTGCGACGGAAGCGCCAGCAAGACGAAAAGCACAAAAAGGCAGGGAGCCTGAAGAAAAACATAATGGAACTGAAATATGGACAAGAACTGGAGGGTGGGACAATTTCTCGCATGTCCCAGAAACAGCTGCTGACTGGGGAGAGCATGGCGCGTATGCCCTACCTACCGCCTGCGAGTGAAATGGATCAGTacaaatttaaagaaataagCGATACTCCTAAAATGATGAAGGGAAGTTACATGGAGGTGCGAAGTCTGGACCACCATGAACGCAGGGAGTGTGACATGGGAATAGCAGGGAACAGCCAGGGCTCCGTGGCTGAGATTTCTACCATTGCAAAGGAGGTTGATAAAGTCAATCAGATCATTAACAACTGTATCGACGCTCTCAAGACAGACTCCACTTCTTATCAAGGGGTAAGATCTGGAGCAGTGTCCAATGCAGAGCCCCAGCTGGTGCTCATATCGGAGCAGCCACAGAATAAATCAGGCCTCCTGTCCCCTCCGTACAAGGACAGTTACCACCATTCCCTGCAGAGACATCGGTCCTCTGACGTCTcgccaaaaaggcccagcaccGCCTCAGGAATGCGAAGCCCCCGGCCTTACCGTACCGAATCCAGATACATTGAGAAAACCTCCCCAACGGGGGACAGCATCCTCACGGTGACGCCCGCCGCCGCCATCCTGAGGGCCGAGGCCGAGAAGATCCGTCAGTACGGCGACCACCGCCACTCCTATCCCGACACTCAGATCGAGGAGCTGGAGGGACCCGACGGCATCAGGTCGCCCATGCTGGAGCCTCTTTCGCACTCCCGCTCCAGAGACTTGGCTTATTCCCAGCTGCCGGCTCAGTACCACAACCTGAGCTACTCTTCTAGTCCAGAGTACTACTGCAAACCTTCACACAACATCTGGGAGCGGTTCAAACTCCACCGAAAGCGTCACAAAGATGACGAATACATGGCGGCTGGCCACGCGCTCCGCAAGAAGGTGCAGTTTGCAAAAGATGAGGACCTGCATGATATTTTGGACTACTGGAAAGGCGTGTCAGCCCAGCATAAATCATAA